Proteins found in one Aspergillus chevalieri M1 DNA, chromosome 2, nearly complete sequence genomic segment:
- a CDS encoding uncharacterized protein (COG:S;~EggNog:ENOG410PVJT;~InterPro:IPR023375): protein MSSTAGRSSAASSKASAPCSQCPTAQVEFGGQKVDVPKGGYYDRYRMNPNLDEVARDPAVGPDIDFFWKIPKKLVNSRVGQVYAPNFYYRTRSIQLLFLAPLDRLQSKLPSPLEPIAAFPGYGLVALTFYSYLVCDNDPYNEVSIAVIVRQPGKDSYSTTQLLSSIWNRTFYGYVLALPVNTEIARVRGVLLLLLFNQVYCPYRALEL from the exons ATGTCTTCGACCGCAGGTCGCTCGTCAGCGGCATCATCAAAGGCCTCCGCACC ATGCTCACAGTGTCCAACTGCCCAGGTCGAGTTTGGAGGTCAGAAGGTCGATGTACCCAAAGGCGGTTACTACGACCGTTACCGCATGAACCCAAACCTGGACGAGGTAGCCCGCGATCCGGCCGTCGGACCGGACATCGACTTCTTCTGGAAGATACCAAAGAAGCTGGTCAATTCAAGGGTCGGCCAGGTATACGCTCCAAACTTCTATTATCGCACCAGGAGCATCcaactcctcttcctcgcgcCTCTCGACCGCTTGCAGTCTAAGCTCCCGTCACCCTTGGAGCCTATCGCAGCGTTTCCCGGTTACGGCTTGGTGGCGTTGACATTTTACTCGTACCTCGTCTGTGACAACGATCCTTACAACGAGGTCTCCATTGCCGTCATCGTCCGTCAACCGGGTAAAGATAGTTACAGCACGACCCAACTGCTCAGCTCCATATGGAACCGGACCTTCTACGGATACGTGTTGGCGCTACCCGTCAATACCGAGATCGCTCGAGTACGAGgtgtattattattattattatttaatcaagtttattgtccataccgagccctagagctatga
- a CDS encoding uncharacterized protein (TransMembrane:1 (o6-33i)), which yields MAVPDWLQYASIVLGILAYTSLSAGAALHALLVPRAAALRKDHHVPQLLQTQSRMRQRKETEDEARIMELEQCRPKI from the coding sequence ATGGCTGTGCCTGACTGGCTACAATACGCCAGTATCGTCTTGGGCATCCTTGCCTATACATCCCTCTCGGCTGGTGCAGCACTTCACGCATTGCTTGTTCCCAGAGCCGCAGCTCTCAGGAAAGATCACCACGTCCCTCAACTCCTTCAAACACAATCTCGAATGAGACAAAGGAAGGAAACGGAAGACGAAGCCAGAATCATGGAGCTTGAGCAGTGTCGTCCGAAGATTTGA
- the rex3 gene encoding putative RNA exonuclease Rex3 (COG:L;~EggNog:ENOG410PG7T;~InterPro:IPR012337,IPR036397,IPR013520,IPR034922;~go_function: GO:0003676 - nucleic acid binding [Evidence IEA]): MLTKAPASHGVRLSILTKLHSAMSTLNAKLAEDQENGNKYLVLSPNELVTMALDEEEKAAKDNPSVYSNIIKLRIVRLSKMSKEDWANEVKDHLNARYYKFEPIQEPPKPRVFTTGLSAKEEVAIVGKLVTPLEGLEGFGYVTRAPSKEEIESARKGVEGSKGWEQCARCAGRFQVWPGRRPDGSLTSGGQCTHHPGKPLYPPKSQTQHITGPKEAYYSCCNESLGASSGCTKGDTHVFKVSETKRLASILQFEKTPWQPDKRARPPVCFDCEMGYTTLGMELIRLTAVSWPDGKPLLDILVRPMGEVLDLNSRFSGVFPGHYANAIPYDPSTQTPEFNETENQPLQVVDSPAAARSLLFTHLQPTTPIIGHAIDNDLNACRIIHPTVIDTVILYPAPRGGLPNRMSLKTLCRKFLEREIQTGGERGHDSKEDAVATGELVRVKVGETWKVLKSKGWRIDVAGGKLVPPERMGEGDAAKERSLGVGAGVKRKGLS, from the coding sequence ATGCTCACCAAGGCACCTGCATCACACGGTGTGCGGCTATCTATCTTGACCAAGCTACATTCCGCCATGTCGACGCTCAATGCCAAATTGGCGGAAGACCAGGAGAACGGGAATAAGTACCTGGTCTTGTCTCCTAATGAACTCGTGACAATGGCgcttgatgaagaagagaaggctGCGAAAGATAATCCGAGTGTTTATTCGAATATCATTAAGTTGCGGATCGTTAGGCTGTCGAAGATGAGCAAGGAGGACTGGGCGAATGAGGTCAAGGACCATTTGAATGCTCGGTACTATAAATTCGAACCGATTCAGGAGCCGCCGAAGCCAAGGGTTTTCACGACTGGCTTGAGTGCCAAGGAGGAAGTCGCCATTGTCGGGAAACTGGTCACGCCATTAGAAGGTCTCGAAGGATTTGGCTACGTCACCCGGGCGCCGTCAAAGGAGGAAATCGAAAGTGCCAGGAAGGGCGTCGAAGGGTCCAAAGGCTGGGAACAGTGTGCTCGGTGTGCTGGGCGATTTCAGGTCTGGCCGGGTCGCCGGCCTGATGGTTCATTGACGAGTGGAGGGCAATGTACCCATCATCCTGGGAAACCGTTGTACCCTCCAAAATCGCAAACACAGCATATCACCGGACCCAAGGAGGCATATTACTCTTGTTGCAATGAATCGCTGGGCGCATCGTCTGGCTGTACAAAAGGCGACACGCACGTTTTCAAAGTATCAGAAACGAAACGCCTTGCATCGATTCTACAGTTCGAGAAGACGCCATGGCAGCCGGATAAGAGGGCACGGCCGCCCGTATGCTTTGACTGCGAAATGGGATACACAACGCTGGGAATGGAACTAATCCGCCTCACAGCCGTCAGCTGGCCTGACGGTAAACCCCTACTCGACATCCTAGTCCGACCAATGGGTGAAGTCCTAGATCTCAATTCACGTTTCTCTGGCGTCTTCCCGGGACATTACGCAAACGCCATACCCTACGACCCATCCACACAAACACCAGAATTCAACGAAACCGAAAACCAACCCCTCCAAGTCGTCGACTCCCCGGCCGCTGCCCGCTCCCTCCTCTTCACCCACCTTCAACCCACAACCCCCATAATCGGCCATGCAATCGACAACGACCTCAACGCCTGCCGTATTATCCATCCCACCGTCATCGACACGGTGATCCTCTACCCAGCCCCGCGCGGTGGTCTGCCCAACCGAATGAGTCTGAAGACGCTGTGCAGAAAGTTTCTCGAGCGGGAGATCCAGACGGGTGGTGAGAGGGGCCATGATTCGAAGGAGGATGCGGTTGCGACGGGGGAGTTGGTGAGGGTTAAGGTTGGGGAGACGTGGAAGGTGTTGAAGTCTAAAGGGTGGAGGATTGATGTTGCGGGTGGGAAGCTTGTGCCGCCGGAGAGGATGGGGGAAGGTGACGCTGCTAAGGAGAGGTCTTTGGGGGTTGGGGCTGGGGTTAAGAGGAAAGGTTTGTCGTGA
- the RPL22 gene encoding 60S ribosomal protein eL22 (COG:J;~EggNog:ENOG410PQSK;~InterPro:IPR002671,IPR038526;~PFAM:PF01776;~go_component: GO:0005840 - ribosome [Evidence IEA];~go_function: GO:0003735 - structural constituent of ribosome [Evidence IEA];~go_process: GO:0006412 - translation [Evidence IEA]), whose translation MAPVATARGRKAQKVTQKYVINASQPASDKIFDVSAFEKFLHDRIKVEGRVGNLGDKVVISQTGDGKVEVVAHIPFSGRYLKYLTKKFLKKQQLRDWLRVVSTSKGVYELRFYNVVNDEAEEDEE comes from the exons ATGGCCCCCGTCGCTACT GCTCGTGGTCGCAAGGCCCAGAAGGTCACCCAGAAG TACGTCATCAACGCTTCGCAGCCCGCGAGCGACAAGATCTTCGACGTCTCTGCCTTCGAAAAGTTCCTCCACGACCGCATCAAGGTCGAGGGCCGTGTCGGCAACCTCGGTGACAAGGTCGTCATCTCCCAGACCGGTGACGGCAAGGTCGAGGTTGTTGCTCACATTCCCTTCTCTGGTCGCTACCTCAAGTACCT GACCAAGAAGTTCCTCAAGAAGCAGCAGCTCCGTGACTGGCTGCGCGTCGTCTCCACCTCCAAGGGTGTCTACGAGCTCCGCTTCTACAACGTCGTCAACGacgaggctgaggaggacgaggagtaA
- a CDS encoding translin (COG:S;~EggNog:ENOG410PJDZ;~InterPro:IPR033956,IPR002848,IPR016069,IPR016068, IPR036081;~PFAM:PF01997;~go_function: GO:0003697 - single-stranded DNA binding [Evidence IEA];~go_function: GO:0003723 - RNA binding [Evidence IEA];~go_function: GO:0043565 - sequence-specific DNA binding [Evidence IEA];~go_process: GO:0016070 - RNA metabolic process [Evidence IEA]): protein MIDHRIFEDLQTKIDEETHVRDELQEIVQTLARRGRSTQAIISRAHSTPSDQLKPVLDTATKEIIAQKAEVTRLKAVADQHPFYKYNGLWTRELQNLVTAIELCAWLGGFEEYKSADSSEFLTIEEVGKFLDVPVNLKEEDAFHLTIEEYLLSLIAMAEELARLAVNSVTLGDYTRPVQIGRFIKDLFAGFQLLNLKNDVLRKRGDGMKYSVKKVEDVVYDLSLRNLIPKGSAAA from the exons ATGATCGACCATCGCATTTTCGAGGATCTCCAGACCAAGATCGACGAGGAGACTCACGTTCGTGAT GAACTCCAAGAAATCGTTCAGACACTCGCGAGACGGG GACGCTCGACGCAGGCTATCATCTCTCGCGCTCATTCCACACCCTCTGACCAGC TAAAGCCCGTCCTCGACACCGCAACCAAAGAGATCATCGCTCAGAAAGCAGAAGTCACCCGCCTCAAGGCCGTGGCCGACCAGCACCCGTTCTACAAATACAACGGGCTGTGGACGCGCGAATTGCAGAATCTT GTGACGGCCATCGAACTCTGCGCGTGGTTGGGCGGATTTGAAGAGTACAAAAGCGCGGACTCGAGCGAGTTTTTGACAATTGAGGAGGTTGGGAAGTTCTTGGATG TCCCCGTGAACCTGAAAGAGGAGGATGCGTTCCACCTGACTATTGAAGAGTATCTGCTTTCTCTCATTGCCATGGCCGAGGAATTG GCTCGTCTGGCTGTCAACTCCGTGACTCTTGGTGACTATACGCGTCCGGTGCAGATTGGCAGGTTCATCAAAGATTTATTTGCGGGATTCCAGTTGCTGAATTTGAAGAATGACGTGTTGCGGAAGAGGGGAGATGGAATGAAGTACAGC GTCAAAAAGGTCGAGGACGTTGTTTATGACCTTTCGCTGCGCAATTTGATTCCCAAGGGAAGTGCTGCAGCTTGA
- a CDS encoding glutathione peroxidase (COG:O;~EggNog:ENOG410PN5P;~InterPro:IPR029759,IPR000889,IPR036249,IPR029760;~PFAM:PF00255;~go_function: GO:0004602 - glutathione peroxidase activity [Evidence IEA];~go_process: GO:0006979 - response to oxidative stress [Evidence IEA];~go_process: GO:0055114 - oxidation-reduction process [Evidence IEA]), protein MRPASLATSSTFRFIAVPKTPLLSTSYTSPLRRAQIQPPNTRTMSSATTFYDFEPVDKTGKPFPLSSLKGKVILVVNTASKCGFTPQFASLETLYKSLTEKYPDTFTILGFPCNQFGSQDPGSNDDIQSFCQVNYGVSFPVLGKLDVNGEQAAPVYNWMKEEMPGIMGLRRVKWNFEKFLISADGKVVGRWASTTKPEALEGRIVEEIEKARKEGTLAGASGEQAKLS, encoded by the exons ATGCGTCCTGCATCGCTTGCCACTTCATCAACCTTTAGATTTATTGCTGTTCCAAAAACACCCCTTCTATCAACATCATACACAAGCCCACTTCGACGCGCGCAAATCCAACCTCCAAACACCAGAACCATGTCGTCCGCGACCACATTCTACGACTTTGAACCGGTCGACA AAACCGGCAAGCCCTtccccctctcctccctAAAAGGCAaagtcatcctcgtcgtcaacACAGCCTCCAAATGCGGCTTCACCCCGCAATTCGCCTCCCTCGAAACCCTCTACAAATCCCTCACTGAAAAATACCCCGACACCTTCACAATCCTCGGCTTCCCCTGCAACCAATTCGGATCCCAAGACCCCGGTTCCAACGACGATATCCAGTCCTTCTGCCAGGTGAACTACGGTGTTAGTTTCCCCGTGCTGGGCAAGTTGGATGTGAACGGGGAGCAGGCGGCTCCCGTGTACAACTGGATGAAGGAGGAGATGCCCGGGATTATGGGGTTGAGGAGGGTGAAGTGGAATTTCGAGAAGTTTTTGATTTCGGCGGATGGGAAGGTTGTCGGGAGGTGGGCTAGTACGACGAAGCCCGAGGCGTTGGAGGGAAGGATTgtggaggagattgagaagGCGAGGAAGGAGGGGACGTTAGCTGGTGCGTCCGGGGAACAGGCTAAGTTGTCTTAG
- a CDS encoding CTAG/PCC1 family protein (COG:S;~EggNog:ENOG410PRWM;~InterPro:IPR015419;~PFAM:PF09341) translates to MLRHTSPYPEPPRLPLTTANEPSNKHFHLDPSKQNKHHITSATLYTLPTLEKTTMAANATEFPYSLTITLPLPSSHLSSSALRTLEVDTELSPFVQRDLELVAPSASTPAPEAGKMEIEEGEKSVLKTTYRATTNRMLRVAVNGFMESLGVVLGVMQELDVDVLEMDGVKEDE, encoded by the exons ATGCTGAGGCATACATCGCCGTATCCTGAGCCACCTCGGTTACCACTTACCACCGCAAACGAACCCTCCAACAAACATTTCCACCTCGACCCCTCCAAACAGAACAAGCACCACATCACAAGCGCGACTCTCTATACACTACCAACATTGGAAAAGACCACAATGGCAGCCAACGCGACAGAATTCCCCTACTCACT AACAATAacccttccccttccctccTCAcacctctcctcctccgccctcCGCACCCTCGAAGTCGACACCGAACTATCCCCCTTTGTCCAGCGGGACCTCGAACTCGTCGCTCCGTCCGCATCGACCCCAGCCCCCGAAGCTGGAAAGATGGAAAtcgaggagggggagaaatCGGTGCTGAAGACTACCTATCGCGCGACGACAAATCGGATGCTACGCGTTGCGGTTAATGGGTTTATGGAGAGTTTGGGGGTTGTGCTtggggttatgcaggagttggatgtggatgtttTGGAGATGGATGGTGTGAAGGAGGACGAGTGA
- a CDS encoding uncharacterized protein (SECRETED:SignalP(1-19)), whose protein sequence is MKFTGIAAMLAVVTAVTGAAIPNVNGALAEVHQVTGDVKGLLSNVLGTKDEAQVNKLVSQLENVQKALEGLTGSEQKRDLLNVGVGADVDVLKRDDVLGDLTKTLGLKRDEGLLGDLPLVGDLKRDEGLLGDLPLVGDLKRDDAISSLAEQITPQVTQVVQGLNVQQITGLLNILNVNGLLTNVESVLSNLLGGGLLKGLTGNLLGGILKRDDAISSLASQLLPKLTQGGILPQDLSVEQLTGLLNILNVNNLLTGVESLVQNLLGGGLLKGLTGDLL, encoded by the exons ATGAAGTTCACTGGAATCGCCGCTATGCTCGCCGTTGTCACCGCTGTGACCGGCGCTGCCATCCCCAACGTCAACGGTGCTCTCGCCGAGGTTCACCAGGTCACTGGTGATGTCAAGGGTCTCCTCTCCAACGTTCTTGGCACCAAGGACGAGGCTCAAGTCAACAAGCTCGTCTCTC AGCTCGAGAATGTTCAGAAGGCCCTCGAGGGCCTCACCGGCAGTGAGCAGAAGCGTGACCTCCTCAACGTTGGTGTCGGCGCCGACGTCGACGTCCTCAAGCGTGACGACGTCCTTGGCGACCTCACCAAGACCCTTGGCCTCAAGCGTGACGAGGGCCTCCTTGGCGACCTCCCCCTTGTTGGTGACCTCAAGCGTGACGAGGGCCTCCTTGGCGACCTCCCCCTTGTTGGTGACCTCAAGCGTGACGACGCCATCTCCAGCCTCGCCGAGCAGATCACTCCCCAGGTCACCCAGGTCGTTCAGGGTCTCAACGTCCAGCAGATCACTGGTCTCCTGAACATCCTCAACGTCAACGGCCTCCTCACCAACGTCGAGTCCGTCCTCAGCAACCTCCTCGGCGGTGGTCTCCTCAAGGGCCTCACTGGTAATCTCCTCGGTGGTATCCTCAAGCGTGACGACGCCATCTCCAGCCTCGCCAGCCAGCTCCTTCCTAAGCTCACCCAGGGTGGTATCCTCCCCCAGGACCTTAGCGTTGAGCAGCTCACTGGTCTCCTCAACATTCTCAACGTCAACAACCTCCTGACTGGCGTCGAGAGCCTCGTCCAGAACCTGCTCGGTGGTGGTCTCCTCAAGGGTCTCACCGGTGACCTTCTGTAA
- the cdcA gene encoding phosphoprotein phosphatase CDC14 (BUSCO:EOG09262E7I;~COG:V;~EggNog:ENOG410PHH0;~InterPro:IPR029021,IPR026070,IPR003595,IPR020422, IPR029260,IPR016130,IPR000387,IPR000340;~PFAM:PF14671,PF00782;~go_function: GO:0004721 - phosphoprotein phosphatase activity [Evidence IEA];~go_function: GO:0004725 - protein tyrosine phosphatase activity [Evidence IEA];~go_function: GO:0008138 - protein tyrosine/serine/threonine phosphatase activity [Evidence IEA];~go_function: GO:0016791 - phosphatase activity [Evidence IEA];~go_process: GO:0006470 - protein dephosphorylation [Evidence IEA];~go_process: GO:0007096 - regulation of exit from mitosis [Evidence IEA];~go_process: GO:0016311 - dephosphorylation [Evidence IEA]) — translation MAGNTTGCGQIIEYIQDRLYLASYDSTPDSRTPFPFPLEQTKSPSKRRAQPSTPSSKRRSPVYFTVEDSLFYNAFHADFGPYHIGHLYRFAVHFHEILGDPANSDRAVVFYSKTDSKSRANAACLVACYMVLIQSWPPHLALAPIAQADPPYMPFRDAGYSQADFILTIQDVVYGVWKAKEQSLCGLREFNLEEYEKYERVDMGDFNWVTPHFIAFASPQHHPITPIPPTSKEYAALPSTVSEVLASKLPLSFKNVLAHFASRDVGLVVRLNSELYSPSYFTALGITHIDMIFEDGTCPPLPLVRKFIKMAHEMIAKKKGIAVHCKAGLGRTGCLIGAYLIYRYGFTATEIIAFMRFMRPGMVVGPQQHWLHLNQNAFREWWYEDSMKEKLAQMAAPVTPGRQSTKQRVHHVPVATPPSKRAALGEIDHNEVGSHQAEENLPAPTPGQPRKSHRKDSRHHPYARTASGGIAMDKDARRTGEHSSHRNQRLSNDSSESEEEIQLRRLAKRSSKSPVASPSHRSVSYSATITLADDIHEDQENWGETAYGAPKTPKTPKTPVGTKTTSAPISVSKVRSSPRRVTDSKSESRGVRKPSGRIGSAGSPVRVK, via the exons ATGGCTGGAAACACTACTGGCTGCGGCCAGATCATTGAATACATTCAAG ATCGTCTCTATCTTGCCTCCTACGATTCCACGCCGGATTCGAGAACTCCCTTCCCCTTCCCGTTGGAGCAAACCAAGTCTCCCAGCAAGCGTCGAGCCCAGCCCAGCACTCCCAGCAGCAAGAGACGCAGCCCGGTCTATTTCACAGTGGAGGATAgcctgttctacaatgctTTCCATGCGGATTTTGGCCCGTACCACATTGGTCATCTCTATCGCTTTGCGGTTCACTTCCACGAGATTCTCGGGGACCCCGCAAACAGTGACCGGGCGGTTGTGTTCTACAGCAAGACCGACTCGAAGAGCCGTGCGAATGCCGCATGCTTGGTTGCTTGCTACATGGTTCTGATCCAATCGTGGCCCCCGCATCTGGCTTTGGCGCCTATCGCGCAGGCGGACCCACCATACATGCCCTTCCGTGACGCTGGATACAGCCAGGCGGATTTCATCCTGACCATTCAGGATGTCGTTTACGGTGTCTGGAAGGCCAAGGAACAGTCTTTGTGTGGGTTGCGTGAGTTTAACCTCGAAGA GTACGAGAAATATGAACGAGTTGACATGGGCGATTTCAACTGGGTTACACCGCACTTCATCGCCTTTGCCTCTCCACAACACCACCCAATTACCCCGATTCCTCCTACTTCGAAGGAATACGCGGCCTTGCCTTCCACCGTCTCCGAAGTCCTTGCTTCCAAGTTGCCTCTTTCTTTCAAGAATGTCCTGGCCCACTTTGCCTCGCGAGACGTCGGGTTGGTCGTTCGACTGAACTCTGAACTCTACTCTCCCTCGTACTTCACAGCTCTCGGCATTACCCATATTGACATGATTTTCGAAGACGGAACATGTCCCCCGTTGCCGTTAGTTCGGAAGTTCATCAAGATGGCACATGAGATGATtgccaagaagaagggcaTCGCTGTCCACTGCAAAGCTGGACTTGGTCGCACTGGATGTCTGATTGgtgcatacttgatctaCCGGTATGGCTTCACCGCCACTGAGATCATTGCCTTCATGCGATTTATGCGTCCTGGTATGGTGGTCGGACCGCAACAACACTGGCTGCACCTGAACCAGAATGCTTTCCGTGAGTGGTGGTACGAGGATTCGATGAAGGAGAAGCTGGCTCAAATGGCCGCGCCGGTCACACCGGGCAGACAGTCTACCAAGCAACGGGTTCACCATGTCCCCGTTGCAACGCCGCCCTCGAAGCGTGCAGCTTTGGGAGAGATTGATCACAACGAAGTGGGGTCCCACCAGGCTGAAGAGAACCTTCCCGCACCAACTCCCGGGCAACCACGCAAGTCCCACCGGAAGGACTCGCGGCATCATCCATACGCCCGTACCGCATCTGGTGGTATCGCGATGGACAAGGATGCGCGCAGGACCGGGGAGCACTCCAGTCACCGGAACCAGCGACTGAGTAACGACAGCAGCGAGAGTGAAGAAGAGATCCAACTCCGCCGGCTTGCGAAGCGCTCTTCCAAGTCTCCCGTGGCATCTCCAAGTCACCGTTCTGTCAGCTACTCGGCTACGATCACTTTGGCCGATGACATCCACGAGGATCAGGAGAACTGGGGCGAGACAGCGTACGGGGCACCCAAGACTCCTAAGACACCTAAGACCCCAGTTGGCACCAAGACCACCAGCGCCCCTATCTCTGTGAGCAAGGTCCGCTCCAGTCCTCGCCGGGTAACCGACAGCAAGAGCGAATCCCGGGGGGTCCGCAAGCCCAGTGGACGCATCGGGAGCGCTGGGAGTCCTGTCCGGGTGAAGTGA